GCTCTCCAAATCGATCACATAAAAGACTGACATGAACCAcaagaaattttttctttttctgagagGAAAGGTGGAAATACCGCACAACATTTCATTAAGGCAATGAATATTACAGGGCAGATGGGAGGACACCCTCGCATCTaacagaaaagaaggaagagagagaaggaagacgggaaagaagaaaagtagGACCACGGAGGAAACAGAAACATGAACCAAAAGATAGTTATAATTCAGAACAGAAATGGTTACAAAGCCACTAATAATTCTTTGCAGTTCCCATGTCTTTATATTAATCAACAGGCTTACAGCAAAGTTCCACTAGATTTTATACCTTTAACTCCTAATTatagacaaaaaggaaaaaaaaaaaacagtgaaaCAGCTCATGAATTCTCTCATATGACAATAATTTTGACAGAAGAACTAGAATGAAGGGACAATGCCATAGCTAGAGTCTGTCATCATGGTGGTAGAAAACAACTGATCCACTTCAAGTTCTACATCTGATCTCTTAGCAAAACGGCCTTTAATTCGAGGCCGGGTTTCAGCATATGCCTTTCTTGATGCATATCTAATTGTCTTCTCAAATTTcctagtcttcctcttctccctgTATCTAAGAACCTTGGCTTCTCTTTCCATGGGAGTAAATTGGGGAGGCATTTGAAGAGGAGGGCCCGAGAAGAGGTCTATGGTCCCTTTGGAAGGTTGAAGGTGAGAGTTTGAGATATCTGCCATAGTCGTGTCTGATACCATGCTTGCTTCCATTGATGACAAGGAAAGCTGATTTTTTTCAGATCAGAAGAGAAAGATTTCGTCAACCTAGCAGATAGTTTTGTTCCTCCATTACAATAATCAAAATGGAAAGAGAGGAGAGCTCTTAAAGTAAAAGTTAGTCCCTCATTCTTTTCTCAAGtgattctttcatttttttttttttttttcaagtacaAAGCACAAGAGATCAACATCATTAAATGCACAAAAACTTGTACAAATACTGCATGCTTTAGTCTTACAAAAAATTACTACAGAGGGGAGATTATGAAAAAGATCTGTCAAAGAGAAAATATTCATACCCTTGTGTATTTGAGATCAAATATCCAATGTTCATTCACACATCAGAAGATCGATGGCAACAAAAGTGACTATTATAGCTTTTTCTTAGATTACCAGTTCTCGGAAGAGTAATTGTTTTTGTAAGCCCAgacaaaattattattgaattcaTAATGAAAAAATTCTCagctcataaaaaaaaaaaacaaaaagagtaGTAAAAGGATCATTGAATTGAGACTTGTAGAAATAATTATTAAAGTCACAGAAAAAATCGACTTTTCCAGACCTAGAGAAAATGAAAGAACACCAAACAAGATGAAATCCAAGAGGATAAAGAGAGATGCAGAAACCATAACGAATCACATAACCATGAACAGAGTACTCATATGGAAGAGAAATCACTAATATCTTATCATATAGAGGATAGATTTAAAGAAccagatccttttgaaaaatatggatgaaccatttgAGTGTGGATCCATTAAGTTCAGAATTTATTTTTCTGGGAGCCAATGCTTGGTATACACTTCTTACCACAAAACTGTTGAACAATTCAATTTTAaggataattccatcattctagATGCTCTGTGAGTTGCAAAATACCACAATAAACAAAAAGTCAGCCACATCTGAATATAAACACCAACTAATCAGAAAAGGAgaatagaagaaagagagaaatttcttgaagATTTAAACTATACGTAGAGGTATGATTCGGAAACAAGCCAGCAGGATATGGAAGGGCTCAATAGAATTAACTCACGCTGTGACTAAGTGAAGCAGCGCAACCGAAGTCTCCGAACCCAGCTTTAGAGGCTTCATACTCCATCTCCATCTGAAAGCTATGCTGCTGCTGTCCATTGGGCACCAAATACTCGCTCTTCTCACCCTTTCCATGGTTGTAATCCAACTGGTGCTGCTTCTGACTCACGCTCTGCTTCTCAGCACCCGAATTGTACTCATTGAGGTCCAGAAACCCATCACCCTCGTCGCCGAACAGACCATTACCACTCTGATTGCTGTTCATCAAGGGATCATGGAGCAGCCATGACACTACGTCGTCGTCATCgtcgtcgtcctcctcctcctcttccccaAGGAGCTCGGTCTCGGGCTTGTCAGCCCCATCCGGCCCGCCGACATGGCTGTAATGGTTGAGGCTGGGCCGGACGACGAAGCCGGCGGCCGAGGCAGGGAGGACGGGGACACGGTGGTGGCGGCGGGCGAGCAGGTTGGCGGAGTGGATGTCGGCGTCGCAGGCGGTGCACAGCGCCGCCGCATCGGCCCGGCAGTACACCGCGCACGGCGCCGACCGACACGACTCGCACGCCGGCGGGGCCCAGCCGTTGCCAACCGAATCTCCCTCCACCTTCAGCATATCATTCATGAAAACAGTAAAATGATCGGGAGAAATACGTTTtttattgtttcttttttttggtggTCGGTGTGGGATCTTCTTCCTCTGTTTTCTCTACGAAGAAAAGCACATCTTGCTTGCATTGGCTTCTTTGGTTTATGGTGTGCGTCTGATGGCAGCGAGGTAGGGGAGAATCCGCTTGCTGACACGTGACAGAAATTGAGCGGGTGAGAGGGGCTGGTCCCTTATCTTGTGGCTGGCTATGGTTCTGAGTGGGCCCAGAGGTTGAATGGAGGAGTGGTTATTGGCTGAGTGGCGGAACAAGTAGGTCCCAAAAGGGAGAAATAATTGGATGGACCAGccttcctttcggatttctgtgACGGTCCCCAGGAGGCTGTCCCCTTTGGGCTTTTAGAATCATTTATTTATTGGGAGGGGATTCGCCAAGCGGTGCCTTTCGGAATCGAAAGCACCGCCTTCTCTCGCAGGACTTGAAAACGTCGCTTGCTGGTCTCATGTGCTGCCTCCTGTTATCTGGGAGGCAAGCAGGG
Above is a genomic segment from Elaeis guineensis isolate ETL-2024a chromosome 1, EG11, whole genome shotgun sequence containing:
- the LOC105060284 gene encoding zinc finger protein CO3; this encodes MNDMLKVEGDSVGNGWAPPACESCRSAPCAVYCRADAAALCTACDADIHSANLLARRHHRVPVLPASAAGFVVRPSLNHYSHVGGPDGADKPETELLGEEEEEDDDDDDDVVSWLLHDPLMNSNQSGNGLFGDEGDGFLDLNEYNSGAEKQSVSQKQHQLDYNHGKGEKSEYLVPNGQQQHSFQMEMEYEASKAGFGDFGCAASLSHSLSLSSMEASMVSDTTMADISNSHLQPSKGTIDLFSGPPLQMPPQFTPMEREAKVLRYREKRKTRKFEKTIRYASRKAYAETRPRIKGRFAKRSDVELEVDQLFSTTMMTDSSYGIVPSF